The DNA window TTGCGGGCAGGCACGCGGGTGTTGTCCTTAGCCTCTATCCAGCTCTGCCAGTGCGGCCACCAGGATCCTGGATGATCGGTGGCCTTGGCCACCCATTGGCCGAAGTCGCCCGTTGGCGTTCCTCCGGTCCAGTATTGGTATTTGTTGGATGCCGGCGGATTGACGACACCGGCGATATGGCCCGATCCTGCCATCACGTAGTCGACCTTGCCGCCGAAATATTTCGAGCCGAGGAACACCGAAAGCGCCGGCGCGATGTGATCTTCCTTGGAGGCGAGGTTGTAGACCGGGATGGTTATGTCGCCGAGCGAAACCGTGTGGCCCGCCAGTTCCATCATGCCTTGCGAGAGGTTGTTCTCGAGATAGCAGTTGCGCAGGTAGAAAGAGTGATTGGCCGCGCCCATGCGGGTCGAATCGGCGTTCCAGTAGAGCAGGTCGAAGGGCAGGGGATCCTTGCCGCGCATGTAGTTGTTGACGACATAGGGCCAGATCAGGTCGCCCGAGCGCAGCATGTTGAAGGCGGTCGCCATCTTGGTGCCGTCGAGATAGCCCTTTTCGCTCATCGACTTTTCCACCGCCGCGACCTGCTCTTCGTCGACGAACACTTTCAGATCGCCGGCATAGGTGAAGTCGACCTGGGTGGTGAAGAAGGTCGCCGACTTGATGCGGTCGTCGCCCTCGCGCGCCATCAGTGCCAGCGCGGCCGCCAAAAGCGTACCGCCGACGCAATAGCCGATGGCGTTGACCTCGCGTTCGCCAGTGGCCTTCTCGACCGTGTCGAGGCCATATTGCAGGCCTTCGCGGATATAGGCCTCCCAGCCCTTGGCGCCGTGGCGCTCGTCCGGGTTGATCCAGGAGATGACGAACACGGTGTGGCCCTGTTCGATCGCCCAGCGGATGAAGGATTTCTGCGGGTTCAGATCGAGGATGTAGAACTTGTTGATCCATGGCGGGCAGATCAGCAGCGGCCGCTTGAGCACCGTCTCGGTCGCCGGGTCATACTGGATGATCTCGGCGACATCGCTGCGCCCAACCACCTTGCCGGGGGTGGTGGCGATGTTCCTGCCGATCTCGAAGGGTGAATAGTCGGCCTGGCGCAGCTTCAGGTCGCCTTTGCCGGCGGCGATGTCCTCGGCCAGCATCTTCATGCCGCGCACCAGGTTCTCGCCATTCGAGGCGACGGTTTCGCGAAACAGTTCCGGATTGGTGAGGATGAAATTCGACGGCGAGATGGCGTTGGACACCTGCTTGACGTAGAAGCCGGCCTTGTGGCGGGTGTGCTCGTCCAGACCTTCGGCGTGCTCGACCAGATCGGCCGCCCAGCGCGAGGTGACGAGATAGGCCTGCTTGAGAAAATCGAAGAAGGCGTTGCGGCCCCATTCGGGGTCGAGGAAGCGCTTGTCGCCGCGCTCCGGCTTGACGGCGTCTTCGGTTTCTTCCGCGGCGTTGCTGGTGCGCTGAATGGCGTTGGCCCAGACCGTCATGTAGCCGGAGAACAACCGCGTCTGCGCTTCCAGCGCGCGCTGCGGATCGGAAAGCCAGTATTCGCTGAGCTTGGAAAAGGTCTTCACCATGTCGACAACCGGCTCGGCGACGTGATCGCGCACGTCGCCTTTTTCGCGCGGCTCGGCCCAGGCGGAAGCGGCCTTGCCGGCCTGCTCGATCATGCGCGCCATGTTCAGGGCGAAGCGTTCCGGGTCCTTCACCAGATATTGCTCGACGGTCGAAGGCTCGTCATCTTCCGCTTTGCCCGAATCGGGTGTTTTGGACATGGTTGGCGGGGTTCCTCCCGAGGCCTTTTCTTGACATATTAACATGGGACATCCGACCGGGTCCAATCTCGCTCTACCTCGGCTGCCAAGGAAACAATATGACGATTAATATTGGCGAGACTGTTTTTTTCAGCGCTGGACGTTTTTGCCGCATCGGCGCGGCCGTTGTGCTCATGGGGATTGCCGGGTGCTCAAGCACCAACACAAACGGCCCGACGTCCGTTGCTGCGGACACCGGTCCGAAGGATACCGGCACCTTTCCGAACCTCAACATCAAGCCGCAAGTGGCGGCGGCGCAGTTCACGGAAGCCGAGAAGAACGCCAAGCTGGCGCAATTGAAGGCGGACGAGAATGCGCAGGCGGCCAAAGGCGGCGGTCCGAAGGTCGCCAACCAGGCGGCGCTCACGGATCTCGCCAAGAAGCATGGCGACGAAACGCTGAAGCAGATCGAAGCCAAATGCGACCCCGCCCTCGACCCTACCTGCAAATAAGTATATAGCGCGCGCCCAATACCCCTTTGCTGTCTGGAACTGCCATGGAAGAATTTCACAAGGTCCGCCGGCTTCCGCCTTACGTCTTCGAGCAGGTCAACCGGCTCAAGGCCAGCGCCCGTTCGCGCGGCGCCGACATTATCGACCTCGGCATGGGCAATCCGGACCTGCCGACGCCCAAGGCCATCGTCGACAAGTTGTGCGAGGTCGTGCGCGATCCGCGCACGCATCGCTATTCCTCGTCGCGCGGCATTCCGGGCCTGCGCCGTGCCCAGGCCGCTTACTATGCCCGCCGCTTCGGCGTGAAGCTCAATCCCGATACGCAAGTGGTGGCCACGCTTGGCTCCAAGGAAGGCTTCGCCAATATGGCGCAGGCAATCACGGCGCCTGGCGACGTGATCCTGTGCCCGAATCCGACCTATCCGATCCATGCCTTCGGCTTCATCATGTCGGGCGGCGTCATCCGCTCGCTGCAGGTGGAGCCGGACGACGGCTTCATTCCGGCGCTCGAGCGCGGCGTCAAGCATTCGATCCCGAAGCCGCTGGCGCTGATCCTCAACTATCCGTCGAACCCGACGGCGCTGGTCGCTTCGCTCGATTTCTACAAGGACGTGGTCGCCTTCGCCAAGAAGAACGACATCATCATCCTGTCCGACCTTGCCTATTCGGAGATCTATTTCGACGGCAATCCGCCGCCCTCGGTGCTGCAGGTGCCGGGCGCGATCGACGTCTGCGTCGAGTTCACCTCGATGTCGAAGACCTTCTCGATGCCGGGCTGGCGCATGGGCTTTGCCGTCGGCAACGAGCGGCTGATCTCGGCCCTGACCCGAGTGAAATCCTACCTCGATTACGGCGCCTTCACGCCGATCCAGGTGGCGGCGGCACACGCGCTCAACGGCGACGGCGCCGACATCGCCGAGGTCCGTGACATCTATCACAAGCGCCGCGACGTGATGGTCGATGCCTTCGGCCGCGCCGGCTGGACCATTCCGGCACCGGCGGCGTCGATGTTCGCCTGGGCGCCGATCCCGGAGCCGTTCCGGCATCTCGGCTCGCTCGAATTCTCCAAGCTGCTCATCGAACATGCCGACGTCGCGGTGGCGCCCGGTGTCGGCTTTGGCGAACATGGCGACGATCACGTGCGCATTGCGCTGGTCGAGAACGAGCATCGGATACGGCAGGCGGCGCGCAACATCAAGCGCTTCCTGGCGACCAGCGCCAAGCAACCCAACAATGTGGTTCCGCTTTCCGCTCACCGGTAAGTTTGCCGCACGCAATTTGATCTGACTTGAGGGACGTCGCCGGACATGGCTGAAGCATTGCGTGTTGGAATTGCCGGCCTCGGCACGGTTGGCGCGTCGGTGGCGCGCGTGCTGCGCGACAAGGCGGCGGAGCTGACCCGCCAGTGCGGTCGCGACGTCATCGTCACCGCTGTGTCGGCGCGCGACCAGAAGCGTGATCGCGGCGTCGATGTCAGCTCGGCAAAGTGGTTCGACGATCCGATCAAGATGGCCCAGACCGCCGAAATCGACGTATTCGTCGAACTGATCGGCGGCGACGAGGGGCCGGCGCGCGCATCGGTGAAGGCGGCACTCGAAGCCGGCCGTCACGTCGTCACGGCCAACAAGGCGCTGCTGGCCAAGCATGGCGTGGCGCTGGCCGAGATCGCCGAGAAGAAGGGCGTGCTGCTCAATTACGAGGCGGCTGTGGCGGGCGGCATCCCGGTCATCAAGACGATGCGCGAGGCGATGGCCGGCAATTCGGTCACCCGTGTGTTCGGCATCCTCAACGGCACCTGCAACTATATCCTGACCCGCATGGAGGCCGAGGGCATCTCGTTCGACGCCTGCCTGAAGGACGCGCAGCGGCTGGGTTATGCCGAGGCCGATCCGACGTTCGACATCGAGGGCCAGGACACCGCGCACAAGCTGTCGATCCTGACCAGCCTTGCCTTCGGCACCAGGATCGCCGCCAACGACATCTACATGGAAGGCATTTCCAACATCACCCAGGCCGACATCCGCGCGGCCGGCGATCTTGGCTACCGGATCAAGCTGCTTGGTGTCGCCCAGCGCACCGAGAGCGGCATCGAGCAGCGCGTGCACCCGACCATGGTGCCGACCGCCTCGGTCATCGCGCAGGTGCATGGCGTCACCAATGCGGTGGCGATCGAGACCGACATTTTGGGCGAGCTGCTGCTGTCCGGCCCCGGTGCGGGCGGCAACGCCACCGCCTCGGCCGTCATCGGCGACATCGCCGACATCGCCAAGAGCCGGCCCGGCTTCCAGCACGGTCCGGTTTTCGGCCGGCCGGCGAAGGAGCTGAAACCGTACAAGAAGGCGCAGATGCGCAGCCATGCCGGCGGCTACTTCATCCGGCTGACCGTGCATGACCGCATCGGCGTGTTTGCGGCAATCGCCAAGCGTATGGCCGACAACGACATTTCGCTGGAATCGATCGTCCAGCACGCGGTCAACGGCGAGGCGGCAGCACAGAAGACAGTGATCCTCGTCACCCACGAGACGACCGAGGCCGCCGTGCGCAAGGCCGTCGACGGCATCACCAAGGACGGCCATCTGACCGACAAGCCGCAGGTCATCCGCATCGAGCGGGCAGGGTAGTTTTCCCGCCCGATAGCCCGCGTGGGACAAGAAACCCACGGGCATAGAGGTCCGGCCTGACGGCAAACAGCCGCTTCCGGCCGGAACGAATTCGCGCCGCCGCCGTTCTCTTGGTCAGCAACCAGAGGGAGCCGCTTCATGGCCGACACCAACAAATCCGACACTCCTGATATCGACGATATCCAGAAGACGCTGGAAAAGCAGATTGCCGAACTGCGCAAGGAGATCACCAAGATCAACAAGAGCATTTCGGCGCGGGGCGCGGAAATGCTCGATGACGCCAGCGAACAGGCTTCCGATTTCTACGACACGGCGGCTACCCGTGCGTCGCGAACCGCCCAACAGCTGCGCAGCCAGGCCCATGCTGTTTCGGAAGTCGCGCGCGAAAATCCAGGTACGACGACAGCCGTGGTCGCCGTGATCGGCCTGCTCGGCTTTCTGGCCGGTTTCGCCATTGGCCAGTCGACGAACGATACGTCGCGCCGCTGGTATTGACCACGGCGCGATAGGGCCGGTTTCTCCGGCCCATTTCCCTGTTTTCAGCACATTATTTTAAGGAGGGCACCATGGCTTCATCCGCGTTGATCAGCATCCTGATCACATTCCTCGTCATCATCCTCGTTCTCTATCTGGTTCAGCGTCTGCCGCTCGATGCCCGCATGAGGCAGATCGCCCAGATCATCGTGATCATCATCGGCATCATTTCGCTGCTCAAATACCTCGCGGTTTTCTAGGCCGCGAAGGGCGCCGATTTTCATTTTTCCAAGCCGGCCCGGTTCCTTTTGACCGGGCCGGCGTCGTTTCAAAATGCGGTTTAATCGATTGATATTGCTGGCTATTCGATAAAACTTTCGGTGGGTCTTGCCGTTGTCATGCTCGTTTGACAAAACAGGCCCGCCTCCGGCGGGAGGCCGCATTGCCAACGAGGAAATCACCAGATGAATGTGGCCCAGAACATCGTCGCCGGTCTTGACCGGATACTCACCATGGAACTGGTGCGCGTCACCGAACGGGCCGCCGTCGCGGCCGCCAGGCTGCGCGGGCGCGGCGACGAAAAGGCCGCCGACCAGGTCGCCGTGGATGCCATGCGCCAGGAACTCAACCGGCTTGCCATCAAGGGCACGGTGGTGATCGGCGAGGGCGAGCGCGACGAGGCACCGATGCTCTATATCGGCGAGGAGGTCGGCTCGGGCAAAGGTCCGGCCGTCGATATCGCACTCGATCCGCTCGAAGGCACGACGATCTGCGCCAAGAACCTGCCCAATGCGCTCGCCGTCATCGCGATCGCCGAAAAGGGCAGCCTGCTGTTCGCGCCCGATGTCTATATGGACAAGATCGCCATCGGTCCGGGCTAT is part of the Mesorhizobium loti genome and encodes:
- the phaC gene encoding class I poly(R)-hydroxyalkanoic acid synthase: MSKTPDSGKAEDDEPSTVEQYLVKDPERFALNMARMIEQAGKAASAWAEPREKGDVRDHVAEPVVDMVKTFSKLSEYWLSDPQRALEAQTRLFSGYMTVWANAIQRTSNAAEETEDAVKPERGDKRFLDPEWGRNAFFDFLKQAYLVTSRWAADLVEHAEGLDEHTRHKAGFYVKQVSNAISPSNFILTNPELFRETVASNGENLVRGMKMLAEDIAAGKGDLKLRQADYSPFEIGRNIATTPGKVVGRSDVAEIIQYDPATETVLKRPLLICPPWINKFYILDLNPQKSFIRWAIEQGHTVFVISWINPDERHGAKGWEAYIREGLQYGLDTVEKATGEREVNAIGYCVGGTLLAAALALMAREGDDRIKSATFFTTQVDFTYAGDLKVFVDEEQVAAVEKSMSEKGYLDGTKMATAFNMLRSGDLIWPYVVNNYMRGKDPLPFDLLYWNADSTRMGAANHSFYLRNCYLENNLSQGMMELAGHTVSLGDITIPVYNLASKEDHIAPALSVFLGSKYFGGKVDYVMAGSGHIAGVVNPPASNKYQYWTGGTPTGDFGQWVAKATDHPGSWWPHWQSWIEAKDNTRVPARKPGKHMKTLGDAPGTYVKVRV
- a CDS encoding LL-diaminopimelate aminotransferase, which gives rise to MEEFHKVRRLPPYVFEQVNRLKASARSRGADIIDLGMGNPDLPTPKAIVDKLCEVVRDPRTHRYSSSRGIPGLRRAQAAYYARRFGVKLNPDTQVVATLGSKEGFANMAQAITAPGDVILCPNPTYPIHAFGFIMSGGVIRSLQVEPDDGFIPALERGVKHSIPKPLALILNYPSNPTALVASLDFYKDVVAFAKKNDIIILSDLAYSEIYFDGNPPPSVLQVPGAIDVCVEFTSMSKTFSMPGWRMGFAVGNERLISALTRVKSYLDYGAFTPIQVAAAHALNGDGADIAEVRDIYHKRRDVMVDAFGRAGWTIPAPAASMFAWAPIPEPFRHLGSLEFSKLLIEHADVAVAPGVGFGEHGDDHVRIALVENEHRIRQAARNIKRFLATSAKQPNNVVPLSAHR
- a CDS encoding homoserine dehydrogenase, which translates into the protein MAEALRVGIAGLGTVGASVARVLRDKAAELTRQCGRDVIVTAVSARDQKRDRGVDVSSAKWFDDPIKMAQTAEIDVFVELIGGDEGPARASVKAALEAGRHVVTANKALLAKHGVALAEIAEKKGVLLNYEAAVAGGIPVIKTMREAMAGNSVTRVFGILNGTCNYILTRMEAEGISFDACLKDAQRLGYAEADPTFDIEGQDTAHKLSILTSLAFGTRIAANDIYMEGISNITQADIRAAGDLGYRIKLLGVAQRTESGIEQRVHPTMVPTASVIAQVHGVTNAVAIETDILGELLLSGPGAGGNATASAVIGDIADIAKSRPGFQHGPVFGRPAKELKPYKKAQMRSHAGGYFIRLTVHDRIGVFAAIAKRMADNDISLESIVQHAVNGEAAAQKTVILVTHETTEAAVRKAVDGITKDGHLTDKPQVIRIERAG